The DNA region CACCCGTCGGCGCACCCGGTGTACAGCCACCCGCCGGTGGCGTCGTACGCCAGGTCCTCCGGTCCAGGGAGCCGCCCCTCGCCCACCCGCTCGCTCCGCGCCAGCGCGCGCGCCTCGTGCCGCGGCGCCGACACGACGGGCCCGTACGAGTACTCCGGCGGCATCGGCGCCGGCGAGAAGTCCCTCGGGCTGTAcagcgcggcggcgagcgccacCGGTGCCAGCACCAGCGCCACGGCCTTCAAGAAACCGAGCCCCGTCGCCATGGTTGGACCGGAGACTGGACACGGCGGCGACAATCGGATCACAACTCGAGCGGGTTTGTTTATGTGCTGGGCTCGGCACGGAGCGCTGACTCACGCCTCGCCTAGGACTAGGAGCGCTTGCTTGCTCTCGGGCAGCGCCGACCACGCGCGACGCTTTTATCTCTTCCTTCGATCGAGACCAGACATTGGAGCACACCATCTGTCTCGGGCTCTCGGCATGTCGCGCTCGCGCGAGCCAACAGCTCAACGGTGAAGTGTTCGGCTAGAACACGACACGGAGCTGGAGAACAAATGAGTGAAGGAGCAAGAGCAAGGACGAGTGTACTAAAGAGATTCGGATTGACCGAGCAAGATTTTGACTGTTTGGGACTTGGGCGATAGTGAAAGATAACCGGCTAGCGATACTCTATTGCAAGCTTACAGGTAGTGCTACACGTGTATTGTTCTATAGGATATGGCCAGTTCACACGTCGCTGTTTTTATTTTGTAGAAGAGCCACAGATGCAAGCGGGATCGTCTAAGAAACCGCACATAGGCCCTTTTTCGGGTCCCACCAAACCCGCAAAAAATGaatcggcggcggcgctcgcgtgcGGCCAagccgcgcgcggcgccgccgaGCGGCATCGCGTGGTGCGCCCGAGCTGCGCGTCGGCAGCCGCGGCGGGCGGCCAGCAGCCAGCCCAAGGCGCAGCGGAGCGCAGCACCAGCGGGCGGTGAACAGCCGGCCCGAGCTGGCGCTGGCAGCCAGCCCTGTGCTAGCGATGCTAGCAGAGGCAGCCGGCCCGAGGCACAGCTGCAGTCCGGTGCGTGGCTGCTGACGCGCTGTAGACTGCAGTTGGCAGCCGGCCAGCGCCgtcttcattttttttttgataagTTCATTCTTTTTTATGTCTCCAGATGAATGGATTTGAGGTTTCGTGATGGGGTTTGCTTTATGATTTTTCTCGATTTGGTCCCTCCTTATTTATGCTACTCCGAAACCATTGCATAATTTGGCGACTTTGAATGAATTTTACACCATTAAACTGAACTCGAAATATGAGTAAAACATTTGCCGAGTCTAGTTGACCACATAAAATCTTAATCCATAAGAAAATAGAGCTAAAACATAGATAGATCTTACATTAGTCTAACCCTATTTGAGGCCAACTAGTACTTACACTGTTCAGATTTAAGATTCTAATCGGCTCCGGAAGTTAGCCTTAAGGGCAACTTCAAGGGAGTCTACGTATCTTTCCTAATCGTTAGAAATAGATATTTTGATGGAAAAATATCTTCCAACAGTTTCTCTAAATGGTTATCCAAATATAGTCATCCTCCAAATCGTATTTCTCACTGGCCAAAGTTAGATAATAAAATAGTTTTTTAGAGTGTACACAAGATATAAAAACTATTGGAGAgttaaaatatataaaaaataatttttatGTAGAAGCCTCTTCAAATAATAATTAAAGAGTAAAATTTAGAAAGATTCTTATAGATACTATAAGATCATTATCCAACCGTCACTATTTACAGGTCCACGGATAAATCGGTTTGCATTCCTAGCCTCGGAGGGTCTTTTGCATGCATTCCATATTTAAAAGGTCGATGTTTAATCCAGATGCCTCTTTCTCCACGTAACTCCAATATCGTGTCATCATTTCGATCTGTCTGGACCTTATTTAAGGATAAGTATTTTGATGTCGATCTCGTGCATTGACATGTAATTTTGAGAATACACTTATCAGATAATATGGACAATAGATTATCTTTTAAGTTGTCTAATAAAAATAATATGAGTTATTCCTCCGTTCCACTGTTCGTATGGAAAATTTCAGATATATTATAGTGAAAATGACCATACTACCACTAATTACTTATAATATAATTAATTATAACAGTTGTGATTAAAGACCGTGTTGTTTATTTAGTTTTCTAGATCCTCGATAAATGCAAATGCAATGGAACTTGAAAAGTAACATCTATTTGATCATTCGATTAGCTTCATGCGCTTCTCTATGCAATTATTTCTTAGTGTTCAATATTGCTTTAGTTAGATGGATTTTACTGCAATCTAAAAGAATTCTTTGTGGGATAAAATTTGAAGGCTTTGTGGAACGTAGGGAGTATATGGTAATACCAACTTGTACAATAGCGGATAAACGTGGTCTCATAACGTTAAAATTTAGTTCGTTGTTACGTGGATCGTGGAACATTCAACCAATATTTTAGTGATAAGCATATCAGGAGTGTATCTCATTGATGCCATCTCCACAGCATGATGTATCATCTTCACATATGAAGACTAATCTGCATTTAAACTGCCAAAGCTTTATTGCTATGCTTGGTTACATTGGCAGCTTGGATTTGTTGTTTGGGGCGGGATTCTTTTACCGGGTCCACATGGTACGTCAGTACTTCGCTGTATGATCGTGCCATTTCATTAATCAGTTGATGATGAGGGCTCTGATAGAGGTTCATAATCAGAAAGTATAGTATCTGCCGGCGGCGGAACTAGTCCGAAGTCTTGAACCAGGTTTTTCTTTTTGAAGGGCAGCTTCGCATGGATTTACGAGAAACAGTAGGAAGGATCCACAAATAAAAGATCTACGGACTCGCAGAAAACAAAATCTACGGAAATCTCGGGCTCTTACTCTAATGTATGACCGACTTAAAACCAAACCGTTGACTGCAGAGGTCTTTCCGGTTCTGTTCAATGTGTTTTTGAGATTGCAAAGTACAATTCGAACATTTACAACGCACGCACACTCATCCCTGTAAACACATGTACTTAAATTCTATGCTTGTAAGCATCTTAGAGCAGGTACAATAAGTCCTAGTCAGCTGGCTATAAGCcttattttattatatttatgctgaggtggaggagagaagagagaagagagagaaggagCTGGCTGTAGGATAGTAGTCAGCTCATAACTGGCTATAGCACAAATTCCCAGACTGAGGTGAGAGAATGAGAGTATGCAAGTGGGTCTAATATTAATTACACAACACTCTTTTAGCCAACATAATAGCCaatctattatatttgttgactACAATATTAACTTTAGATGACATAGTAAATTCTTGTAGTCGGCAGCGGGCTAAACTATTGTTCTTGCTCTTAAAGCAGCTCTAGCGTTTAGTTTTCTGGCAAGGTGCAAGTCCTGCCATGTCACAAAGTATAAAATTTACTAGTTCAAATTAAGATAGATCCCACGTTAATAAAAAAATTTGATTTCTCTAACTTTCTAACGGATCCTTCGTGCTAGTGGTGGAGAGAGAATGAGCGGAAAGAAATCTTGTTTGTTTATTCTTGGCACCAGATGCAAATCAAGCCACGGGTGCAAAGAAATGCTAAGCTAGCACCTCTCgtccaatgtattgcacctctcctgctttcttctctcctctttgCACCTTCTTAGGGTTGGAGTAGGAAAAAAACTGAGACCCATTTTGCTGTATAGGTCTCGTGGCCAGGAGATAGGCGACGGGCACCTAGGTAGGCAAAAACCCGAGCAGGTAAAAAGCGTAGTGGGCAGGTTGGACCCTGGTTCGCGGGAAACCGTGAAATTTCCCCGCCTTCCTTTTTACCGCATCCCCGCGTTCTTCAAGTCGATCCGGCTCCGCCTCTCTCGGACTCTCTCGGACAGGGTTTCGCCAGCGATAGCAGCGGCCCAGGTCTCGTCCGCGTCAGGTACGGTTGAATTTCTTCCTCTTTGAGCCATGATTGAAGATGCGGCGCGATTTGTTTCTGCTCCATTGGAGCTTTACCTCGGCATGGTCATTGGTTGGCGTAGGATGGGGTCGTGGTTCACGGGGAGCACAAGTTGGGGGAAAGATGTAGTATCTCCGCAAGTTCTTCAAGTCGCTGTTGCTGCGTATGCCCTTGCATCGGCGAGGAAGAAGCGCAAATGGGGCGGATCTGTTCGAGGCCACGTTACCTATGACCGCGAGCGTGCGGCAGCTGCAATTAGGTTGGAGAACGACTACTTCGGGCCTAATGCACTATACAACGAGGAAATGTTTCGTCGCCGGTAAAATTCAATATAGTATTCATTGATCCTTCTGTGATTATATAGCTCACAATGCTTCCATGTGCCTTGCAGCGAGGAAATGTAACATGTGTTTGTTTGATCCAGGTTCCGTATGAGAAAGTCATTGTTCCTGAAAATTGTTGATGACGTGACAGCGGCCAATGACTTCTTTAAGCTTAAGCGTGATCGAGCTGGTAGGCTAAGCTTTTCACCAAAGCAGAAATATGTGGTTGCAATGAAGATGCTTGCTTATGGGTCAATTGCAGATGCTTTAGATGATGGACAACGTATGGGCGAATCAACAATTCTTAAGTCCTTGAAAGAATTTGTGTACACTATCATCTCTGTTTATGGCCCAGAGTATCTTAGGAAACCAAATGCACAAGAGTTGGAACATATCCTTGCTATTAATAAGGCACGTGGTTTTCCTGGGATGATTGGGAGTATAGATTGTATGCACTGGGAGTGGGAAAACTGTCCTAGTGGCTGGGGAGGAATGTACAAGGGGCACAAAGGCAAGCCAACTCTAATTCTTGAAGCTGTGGCGACCCAGGATCTTAGGATTTGGCATGCTTTTTTTGGGCTTCCAGGATCTCACAACGACATCAACGTGTTGCAGCGTTCTCCAGTGTTTGATGATTTAGCTAATGGGAATGCTCCTCCTGTGGACTTCACTGTCAATGGTAACCCCTACTGTATGGGTTACTACTTGACAGATGGAATATACCCCGAGTGGGCTACTTTAGTGAAGAGCATTAGTGCACCTGTGAGCAATAAACAGCAGGTCTTTGCTAAACAACAGGAAAGTTGCAGGAAGGATGTTGAACGAGCATTTGGTGTGCTACAAGCTAAGTGGAAGATATTGCATGGTCCAACAAGACTTTGGAAGGCTAAAGACCTGAATGCTATAATGCTAGCTTGTGTGATCCTCCATAACATGGTCATTGAAGATGAGCGTAATGTTCAGTTACCTACAGTTGGTCGCAATGAGTGGCCTGGCCGGGACAATCCACCATTACATCATCTTGTTAATATTCCTAGCATTGATGAGCTAATAGATGCATACTCGATTATCCAGGACCAGAGTACTGCACGATATCTCAAATCTGATCTGGTTGAGCACATGTGGATGCTTTATGGTTCTAACTCTGGTCCATTTGCTAGGACAACTAGACAGTAAGGTACTGGAAGAAGCCATCAGCACACGGATGAGGATGCAAGTCTTTTGTACATGTCATACTTTTGTTCAGACTGATGACAGGTGCTAGAAGCTGTGACGACAAGCTACTGGAAGAAGCCATGTTATTTTGCTTCGCCGGATAGTTGTTCATGCATGAGGCTTACAGTTTTTTGCCTTCCCTCAATGTATGAAAGAACAATGTCAGGTTGCAGTAACTAGTTTTACTCTAAACATGGGTGTTGTCTTGTATGCGAAACAAATTATGTATGCATTTCAGGAGATCACAAAGTATGTATGCATTTTAGGAGATCACAAAGTATGTATGCATTTCAGGAGATTGTATACAGGAGTATGTATGCATGCATTCTAGGAGTATGGCCGAGAGGCCGACCTATGGCCGACCTACGGCCGACCTCCCCGACCTGGCCGACCTGCACGCCCCAGACCTAACCGAGCTGCACGGCCGACCTAACCGAGCTGCACGGCCGACCAGCGGCCGACCTCTCATCGGATGATACAAAGAGCTCAGACACGAGTTGGCAACATTCACAGAGGCTTGACGGCAACATTCACATTTCAGGAGATCCCATTTCCTCGACACCAAACATTTAAGGTCTGACCAATAATAGTCTCAACACAATGGAAAATCATTATCTGCACACATAAGTTACAGATTTCAAATGAAATACAAACCATTGTCTACATGGTAACAGCACATAAATTATTCTCAGAACATCACATATCAGAACTGGTAGGGCTTCTAATTCCCCTATGCTTCATAATCTCAGCCTGCATAGCAAGGTAGTACGCTTTAACATTAGGTGCAAGCTTCTCTAAGTCTGCACCCATGATACCAATCTCAGCAGTTAGAAGCTGAGTCTCACTTTGCTTGTCCCTCACCTCAATGTCCATCTTGGTGAGTTTCAAATGCTCTTCCTTCAGCGTAGCCCTCCTCTCTACATCCTGCTTGTGCAGGTCATACATCTTCTCCTCTAGTGCTATCTTGTTTTAATTCATGCCCAAAATCTTCTGCATATGGGCTTCCTGCTGTTGACCTGATTCTTCGCACCTGTCATTCATTTGCTGCAGCACAGCAAAGGCAGTGCTTGAAGCTGATGAATCAGGACCACCGTCTGTCTTGCGGCGTTTAGCAGCATCCCTACCCTCAGGCCGAGCAGGTTGACCATTGTTGCTGCCTGATTCAGCTGCAGCCTGTGGTGGCTTGGATGCAGCTGCGTTCAACTCCACCATTCTGTCACTCCATTTTACCTCATCCTTCAACAACTTCCAGCAATGTAAATAGGTGAAAGGTTCATTTTTTTCGAACATCTTGATAGCTTCATCGATCTAGATACATAATAGAAATATATTCAGTGCATTATTAGAACCATCAGAATTAATCACATAATATTAAGTTCATTGCCCATCTGAACACTTACCGTATCTTGTTCGTTCGTGCCACTCTGATCCCTGCGGTCTACAGCTGATTTGAAGCCACAGAATTTGTTGACAGCTTTCTGGATGGCAGCCCATCGATGTTGAATAGCAATTTGGCTTCTCTCTGATCCCTCGGGCTTGTGTTGCTTGTAGTAGTCATGAATCCTTTTGTAGTACCCGCCACTGCTTTGATTCACTCCTACATGTTCAAAGGATTCTCAGAGTGCTTTTAAAACAGACCACAAAATTGGATAAATAGAATGCCATTTACACCTGTTATTGGATCTTTGCTGATGTTCAGAAAGGCTGAGCATATTATCTTGTCCTCCTCCTTTGAGAACCCTGATCCCCTTCTGGCAACCTTCTTGCCTTTAGCTGGTATCTTAGATTTGGATGTCACAGCATTTTCTTCTGTTGTAATATGGGTAACTAAATCGTCATGGCCATTAAGTTGTTGAGGGTGCTCCTCCCCAACTTGGATCTGTTACAAGATCACCCTCCAGTTATCAACACCAGATAATATATCACACTATGAACATGTGAAGGTAAGTTAAGAATTAGCCTTGCCACTTTACCTCATTTGCGGCCGAGTTTTGCACATTACCAGGAACCATGAAGTTCCATTGATCATTTGGATACATGAACTGACCCTGTGCAAACTGAACTGCCACGGCTTGTGGGTATAATTGTTGTGGAGCTCCATCACCTTCTTGATTGTGGCTCCCCTGCATCATGCTTGATGAACCTGTACCATTGAGGTCCATCCTATTGATGGACAAAATCACTTGCAATAATACAACAATACAACACATAGACACATAAAAGGGAATAAACAATGTCAATAATAAGCATTCACTGGAACTACACCACAGTTAACAATCACTGGAAGTACATCACAAATTAACAAGTGTACGTCGTTCCAAACAAGCTAGGCACATCAATTGTGGATCAGCAAAGGGGGCAGCAAGATCCAACGAGTTCATCCGCTCTACCTACGAGTTCATCCATTGAGAGGGGGAGGCATCCTGGAAATTGATAGGCCACAACAAGGTGACAGATTCTTTTACCTTGAGCCTCCGCCGCTGCCGGCGACCGCTCTCCCATCCGTCGGCGAGTCCTGGCCGCACCAGCACGCCGGATCTTGCGctttgccgccgccgctctttcCGGCACTTGGCCTGGTGGGCGAGGGTAGTTGGTCGTACAGTGACCTGTGCGGGAGAGGGATGACCCATTTCTATGTCTCCAGTACCCCTCAGCCTAAAATGTGTATCGCGTTTACCTATTCGGTTGGAGAGAGATAGGTCCTGCTACAGTGCACTTCCAGCACCTTTTTTTTAGTTTGAGTACCCTGCTGCCTACTCGGTTGGAGTAAGGCTTAGCACACATATTGGAGCTGCTCTTGTAAGACTGAGCTGGAAAATTCTTAAAATTGACAAAGCCACCAGTGACATCTCGCTATCGACGGGAACGTCGCCTACCACTAAAATACAACATTATTAAATTAAAAAATTTATTTCCACGAGAAGTCGAACTTAGAATTTGAGATGCTAATCAGTGGGATACTAATCATTCTCGTAACCATTAGGGTACAGATCCTTTCACGTTTAAGATTTACCCTCGACCAAAAATAAAATATCAAAAGCCGCCGCGAGCACCGGATCCGGTCAGGATTAATGCTTCTGCACGAGTGCCCCCCGGGCCCCGGCAACCCCTCGTGTTGCACCCTCCTCTCCTGTACATCCTGCAGGGTGCCGTGCAGCACGCGCAGTCCACCCGATGTGTACCGAAATGTTTGCAGCGACGTCTTGGTCCtcttttcttcaaaaaaaagaaaacgtCTGGGTCTTCCAGCGCCGGGCCAACCGCCGGCACCAGCTGGGCCGACGGTCTCGATTTTCTTCTTCGTCGGGTGGGGTTAGCCCATATTTAACTTAAAGCCCGCAGCAGCTACTTTTGCATTTTGGGCCGTCAGAATAAAGCCCAACGACGGCCGTATACATCACAGATTCACAGCGATGCCGAGGGCGCGTCCGGCGGAACCgaaccccgccgccggccgggggGTTGATAGAGCTGAACGGACCGACCAATCTGCGAGCACCGAGTCCATGCAACGCGGCCGCGATGGCCCCGTCCGATCGCCTCCGCGCGGACCATCGGACGGCTCGCAGGCGCGACCTCCATGGAAGCGGCTCTCTCGCGGTCGGATGGTCAATGCGCGAGCTGCGAGCCCTTCTCCACTCCAAAGCGGGAAGTCGGCAACAGACAATGCTATTATTCTAGCTTGTCGCTGCACTCCACTTGTTCGGCCTCCCTGACTCCCTGTGATCCTGTCCCCCACGACCTCCGTCCTCCGGCTTGCGATCGCCTCGGCTCCGGCGGCGTCAGGTCAGTATCCGACGAGTGTTCGATGATGATCGTCTTTCGGTTGCTTGGTAATCGCAGTCGGCGAGTGTGAGAGCCTAGCTAGATGTAGAGCAACAAACGCTGGCTGCGGAGATCCGTCTGGGATAGCAGCAGCGTCGGCGTTGAATGCTGGATTGGATTGGTGTTTCTTGCTGCTCATCACCTCACCTCAGATCTTTTGAAGCATTTGCAGGGAAGGAAAGAGAGCAACCACGTACACAGGAGGCTGCCAACGAACAGATCAGTATCGTATCATAAGATCAGCCCAGATGGTTTCTTCGAAATTTCAGGCGTTTTGGAATCATCCTGCTGGCCCCAAAACCAGTTAGCTTTTTCCCTCCTCCACTCATGTTTCCTCTCTCAGCAGCGCTTAACCGTTGGTGTTAGGACTTGGACCGTTCCTGCTCATGCGCTTCTTTAGTTTCTGTGTTTTCTAGATCATCATTAGCCTGACATGTCCTGCGGTTCATTTCTGGGCCCCACATTCAAGTGGTGCCTCAACGTCGCCAACGTTGCTGAATTTGTTAAGCCACCCGAGGAGATATCCTATCCGCAGCAACTAGGTACAGTTACGTTGCAAATGATCCACTTTGATCCTCATTTCAATGTGCCGCTGCTAATTCTTTTTTGAAAGAAAGTTTGTCTACCGCTAATGTGTTTGTCTCTGCTGTACTCTGTAGCTTTAGGCTGCAGCGGACTCATTTGGGCGCGCTATGGTATGGTCATCACACCGGTAAATCCACCATGCTATTCTCTGTATATATGCTGATGTACCTGTCACCTTTTCTAATATAACTGAATTTCACAAATGTTGTTCCAGTAAGTAATATTGGTCGAGGTTTATCTCGTGCCTTGTCAATGCAGTACTCGTGAAAATAGTTATGACTCTCTCTAGGAGTAACAAGCAAGTAAAATTTGTTGAAAGTGATCTGAGTTGTTGAAAGTGATTGCAAATTGAATACCCCACAAAGATCACATTATGTCCTTTGTTTTTTGGCAGCATGCATCCTCGCAATTTCATGTCCTGTTCTGTTTACTCTTTCAGACAACTTGGGGTATATGCTTATTCCATTCCTTTCCGATTCTATGTAGAAAAATTGGAACCTTTTCAGCGTCAGCTCCGCATTGGCCGTTACCTGCACCTACCAGATCTCACGCAAAAATACGGTACGCACGTTGAGCCACGGACTTGCTGTGCTGAGTGCTGTGCCGTGTC from Panicum hallii strain FIL2 chromosome 9, PHallii_v3.1, whole genome shotgun sequence includes:
- the LOC112873179 gene encoding protein ALP1-like, whose translation is MIEDAARFVSAPLELYLGMVIGWRRMGSWFTGSTSWGKDVVSPQVLQVAVAAYALASARKKRKWGGSVRGHVTYDRERAAAAIRLENDYFGPNALYNEEMFRRRFRMRKSLFLKIVDDVTAANDFFKLKRDRAGRLSFSPKQKYVVAMKMLAYGSIADALDDGQRMGESTILKSLKEFVYTIISVYGPEYLRKPNAQELEHILAINKARGFPGMIGSIDCMHWEWENCPSGWGGMYKGHKGKPTLILEAVATQDLRIWHAFFGLPGSHNDINVLQRSPVFDDLANGNAPPVDFTVNGNPYCMGYYLTDGIYPEWATLVKSISAPVSNKQQVFAKQQESCRKDVERAFGVLQAKWKILHGPTRLWKAKDLNAIMLACVILHNMVIEDERNVQLPTVGRNEWPGRDNPPLHHLVNIPSIDELIDAYSIIQDQSTARYLKSDLVEHMWMLYGSNSGPFARTTRQ
- the LOC112873180 gene encoding uncharacterized protein LOC112873180; translation: MDLNGTGSSSMMQGSHNQEGDGAPQQLYPQAVAVQFAQGQFMYPNDQWNFMVPGNVQNSAANEIQVGEEHPQQLNGHDDLVTHITTEENAVTSKSKIPAKGKKVARRGSGFSKEEDKIICSAFLNISKDPITGVNQSSGGYYKRIHDYYKQHKPEGSERSQIAIQHRWAAIQKAVNKFCGFKSAVDRRDQSGTNEQDTIDEAIKMFEKNEPFTYLHCWKLLKDEVKWSDRMVELNAAASKPPQAAAESGSNNGQPARPEGRDAAKRRKTDGGPDSSASSTAFAVLQQMNDRCEESGQQQEAHMQKILGMN